In Scylla paramamosain isolate STU-SP2022 chromosome 16, ASM3559412v1, whole genome shotgun sequence, the genomic window CCAGCTCAGGGCAGTGGAGACAGGGGTGTTCCAGCGTGTTATTGTCATCGCAcagggagcaggaagagaaatgcGGCACGTCTGGGAGTCCTGCAACTTTCCCTGTGGCCAAGACGGAGCCTGGTGGAGACCACATTGTGCCTCCTCACAATAACTCATTTGCGGCGATACTTGTAGCAATGGTAGCGAAAGGAGTCATAGTGCCGGATGGTgacactctcttccctctggAGATCACGGGCTTGATCGATGGAGTGGAAAGCAGCAGCTCAAATGCAAGTTAGGGCATCTGAGAGCGAGGGCACCAAGCCAGCCGCAGGAAGAGGCAAGTTGCAGGCTGCCTTAGCAAGGGCATCAACTCTGCCACTGCCGATAATATTGATGTGGGATGGAATCCACACAAACTTGAGATCATTGTTTCTGTCATGACCCAAGGCCAAGAATGATAGAACCCGTCTGACTATAGCAGTGCATTGTGGGTTGACACTTGAAAGGGCATTGAGAGCAGACTGAGAGTCACAGATGATCACTGCACTGAGACCACGCTGGCACAGAAGGCTGACTGCATCCAGGATACCACAAAGCTCACAAAACGTGGAGGTATAAGAGTTTGGAAGATGTTGGCCCGCCCAGTCTCCATGTGGAGCATCAGTATCAAGGGAGTGGACCGCACAACCTGCCCGTCCATTAGTCTGTACGGAAGGAAGGACAGCACCGTAGCTACAGTCTCCAGTGCTTGTTGCTGTTGCGGTGTAGGGTGAGCTGCAGTTGAAGTTAGAATGTAGTGCACCTCAGGGACGGGCAGCATCCAAGGTGGAGGACCAggaaccttctcctccttgggGATGACGATGTCCATGTCACAAAGAGCCGAGCTGACAGTCCTGATAAAGAGGCGACTACTACCCTGTAGAAGAGGGATGCAAGAGGGCCAAGGCAAAGCACGTCTTACAACCTGCGAGTAGTGAGGCGCCAGCTGCGGAGAATAGAGACATTTAGCAGTGAAGCGTGTGACAATGTAAATAATTCTGtcatagagaggagagagatgaagttcTGCTTGCATGTTGGCAACTCTAGTCGATAATGGGCAACCAAGAATGACTCACATGGCCTTATTTTGAAAAACCTCGAGAAACTGTAAGCAAGATTTGGGAAACTGAATAAGAGCAAGGGAGAGATAATCGActactaaatgaataaaagacacGTAGATGGTCCTTGCAACTGGAACAGAGATGCCAGTACCATTGTTCCTCAGCCACTGTAGAGGTGTGAGGCACTTCTGCAGACGAGTCAGGAGATCCTGGACCAAGGGGATGGTACGCTGGGCCGGAAGAGCGCGAGGAATGTGAACTGGAGCCTCAAGGTAAAGGTACTGCCGACAGAGAGGGACGATACAGGCACCAATGGAGAACTGGGGAGGCAACACAGGGCTGATAGTAGTAAACACTCTGCTTTTTCAGGAGAGGCAATTAGttcacaagcagcagcagaggtaTTAAAGGAATCAAAATAAGCctggagaggaagaatgaatacATAGATCAGCACAAGAGATGATCGTTATACCAGGTGTATCAGGCAAAACAGAGTAAACGGTGcatacaaacattaaaaaaggaATGGACTGAGAGCCCCACCTAGTGAAGTCACTAGATTGAAACCTCGAGAGGAGCTGTAGGCACCATGAAAGAAAACCCAGGAGGATCTGTTGCTGAGATATTCCTGTATCCACTACAGAAGGTGCCACGTGATTCCGAAATCCACCAGTTGATCGAGGATGATGTCTCTGTTGGCCACGTCAAATGCACTCTTGAGGTCAATGAAGGCCACCACGCTGCTGGAGGAGAGGCGGGAGTAGAGCTCTGCGAGGCAATGGTGGATGCCCAGCGTGGCAGGAAACCAAAAAAGACGAGGTGAGAGTTCAGACTCCAGCCGATAAAGCAGACAGGAAAGTAGGATGCGCTCAATGACGTTGTTGAAACAAGAGGTGAGAGAAACCGGTCGAAACCTGTCTGTACCAGGTTTGGGGATAGGGACAATGGTGCTGCAGGTCCAGACAGAAGGCACATAtccctgggaaaaaaaaaaaaaaaacatagattaTAAAGGCGAAGGAGAGGGTTACCAGGTACACAATGAAGTAGCCGAAGAACTGAGTACGTGATCCCGTCGTCTCCTGGTGCTGTTGCCTTACCCCGAGCCAATGCATGTCACAGCTTCTCCTCAGTGATCGGATATGGCATCCTCATCATTTCCCTCCAACAATCCTGCCATCAATCGGAGAGTACGTTGATCCTCTCGGGCAGAGAGAGACTCCTGAACAGGGAGATTAGTCACACAAGACTGTGCATCCCAGTCATCAAGAAGTTCCTGAGCAAGTTCACCCTGGTCATGATGAAGAGCACTGGCAGGTTTCCTCCGAACCACCCTATTAATTAGATGCCACATGGTCCCAACACTTGTTTCTCATTTAATGCTGCCCATAAATTTCTGCCACGACTCCGTTCTCACACTTCCTTGCAGTGCTACCAACTCGTCCCTAGCAGCCTGATAGGAGTGCAGGTTACAAGGGGCTGGATCCTCTTGAAACAGGCGCGCAGCCTCCACTGGGTTCCTCTCGGCCCGAAGAAAGCGATCGTCCATGCATGGTCCAAGAATGCGGCAGACAGGAACAACAGAGATGTGTCCTTTTAATATAATGGGTAAAAAAATCATGAGTGATGGTGACCAAAGAGGAGTAAAGGCGAAGAGATCAAATCTAGGGAGACAGGTGGACATGCAGGCGATATAATTGGGGCTTCTCTATACTCTATACTTCGGCAGTATAGAGATATGTAGTCGCCGGTGGACTGGAGTTCACAGAGCAGGAGCAGAATACTGGAAGCTAAGAGCAATGTGGTCGGAAAACAGGGCTGGAACGGAAGAACACTTAACGTGAGTGGCCACACGAGCCGATGTGATGACATGATCGAGAGTCCCGCTGCGGGAATGAGTAGCTCCATCAGTGACCCAGCGGGTGAGACGGTGAGTCTGGATATATTGTAGGAGGCGGCAATCATTCTTGTTTGGGTTTGGAGAGATGTCACCCAACTCTGGATGGCGAGCATTAAAGTCACCCATGGAGATCGATCCCAGAGCAGCTTGGGGAGGCAAAACATCTGTAGACAGCCCAAGTGGTGAACAATAAACATTGCAAACAGAAAGCGTAGCAGAGCCTAGTGTCACCTCAAACTGCTGGAAGGTAGTGTCAGGGTCAATTAAACATCGAAGAAGCTTGTGGCGAACTGAGGAGTGAACGTACGTAAGAAGGCCATTCCTTACTTGGTGTATGTAGGAAGCATACCCTGAGAGAGTAGGAGCTACATGATGCATATGGCCAACAAAGGCATCCTGTATAAACACTATCTGCGGGTGGTGCCGAAACACATATGCCTGAAGAGCTGCAAGTTTATCAAAGGCCGTCACTCCACAAGCATTTCAGGAGAGGATATGTAGCTGTAGGCGATTAGCGAACATCCTTGAAGTGGTGAGGTtggcaagaggaagaaggaacacacacagcagcagaggagggagtggaagacgCGGCATTCGCAGCAGCagtggagggaatggagaacGCAGCACCCGCAGCAgcaggggagggagtggtggacgCAGCACACGCAGCAGCAAGGGAGGGACGTAGCACACGCAGCAgccggggaggaagaggaggacgcaGCACACGCAGcagcaagggagggagtggaggacgTAGAACACGCAGCAgcagggaagggagtggaggacgCAGCACACGCAGCagcaggggagggagtggaggacgCAGCACACGCAGCAgcaggggagggagtggtgaaCGCAGCACACGCAGCAgcagggaagggagtggaggacgCAGCACACGCAGCAGcaggggaggaagtggagaacgCAGCACACGCAGCAGcatgggagggagtggagaacgCAGCACACGCAGCAGCAAGGGAGGGATTGGAGGACGTAGCACACGCAGCagcaggggagggagtggagaacgCAGCACACGCAGCAgtaggggagggaatggagaaagcAGCACACGCGGCAGCAGGGGGGGGGAGTGGAGAAAGCAGCAAACGcggcagcaggagagggagtggaggacgCAGGACACGCAGCAGCAGGGGAGGGAGTAGAGGACGCAACACACGCAGCAACAAGGGAGAGAGTAGAGGACGCAGCACACGCAGCAGCAGAGGAGGGAGTAGGAGACGCAGCACACGCTGCAGTAGAAGCGGGAGTGGAGAGCACTCCCGCAGAGTGGTGGTAGCACACCAGCACGCGTAGCCCAGGCCTCGAACAGCTGAGTGAGTGTCGAGAGCTTCTCAATGACGATGTGATGTGCCTCCGTTAATGTCGCCACTGATGCCTCCACAACAACTTGCAAAGCAGCAACTTTGTTGATATTGGCCTCCAGTGTGTCCAAACGGGACTCGAGAGGCAGAGCAGGCTTTCAGATTTTCCACACCAGTCTGAAGGACCAAGATTCGTgggatagaggaggagaggttgagTCCGAAAGGGTAGAgagcgtgtggtggtggtgttgatgacggTCGTGGAGGTACTGTCCTCGACTGAATTGAATTGAAGCGGCAGAACGACGTCTGGAGCAGCCGTGCCACGCATTAACCCCTCATTCGTGACAATGAAGGCATTGCCAGTTGGCCGTGACGGCCGGAGGCAGTGGTAGTGAAGGGGTGGCAGCATCCTCCGTCGACGATCGGGCCGGGCCTCGATCGCGACAGGAACGAGAGTCCTGAAGGCCAGAGCACCAGGCACACTTCTCTGCAGCCGAGCAGTATCTGATGTGCCCTACATTCCAGCACCGAAAGCACATTATACTGTCACTTGACATAGGCTGAACTTTACATGGCGGCAGATATGGTAAAAAACTAAAGGACACGGACGACGGGGGAGGCTCCTGGAAACTCCAGGTAACCACAATCCTGTTGAGTGGCTGACCGTTTTGATGGAAGCGGCGGGCACTGTAGATACCCGGCAACTCCTTGCTGAGTGACGAGTCGACTCCAACAGGGTAATGGGTAATAAGGTAGCTGGGGATTTCCTAGGCCGCACAGGAGAATCTTCCATCTGAAGTTTCAATGCCAAAAACTTCCCAGCCACAACATTCTGCTCAATATCCTGACGCTTCCGCGCGATGTAGACAAAGTGAGAGGTCACTGCTGACATTTTAACCTCAGCCAGAGTACGGCCCAGGCAGAAATGGCGACTACCCATAGTTAGCCAGCGAAGTTTTATGTCCACACCTGGATTGTCAAGAAAGACAAGCTTGACGTAGTCTGTTCTGGGTGCAAAAGCGGGCAGGCGAGAGTGCGCTGGTTGAGTAGGCGTAGGCAAGAGTAGAGCAGATGGATGGGGTGAATACGTGCCGGGCGGTAACAAACGCGGGAAGTTATTAGCCGCGGGAGCACCATCACTAGGACCAGTACGTGAGGACTTACTGGTCGGTATCACGTCATTCCCACTGGTGTTGGCGTCGTCTACCGTACGCTTGGAGGTGGAAGCAGAGGAGGTGGTTGGAAGATCACAGCTGGCCTGATGAGGTGAAAATGGAGATGGAACGACTGCGGAAGATAACTGCTTCGTTCCTCCATAGACAAATGAGGCCACACTGAGGTTCCCACTAATAGCAAGGTCCTCCTCAAGTACATTAAATGAGGCCGGACCAGAGTACGCCATGGCACAAAGCCCTGACGTAGCAGCAGGAGGCCTGCCGTGTACAATAAAGGACGAAGCAAACCAGTAACTACTGAAAGTGATGGTGTGGCAACGAGAGCACAAGAGCACGTCCGACCATCGCTATGTCTGGacgtggagagaaagagagagatgcgcAACTGTCACTGTCAAGGTCACTCACTGGCCGTCACACAGccacaattcatctctctctctctttctccccataTCCCGTTCAGCTCTCAACTAAGTAAAAATGTCCCAAATTTGGGACAAAATTTTAAAATTcacagaaaaaatatacattagtTTCCGATTCAGCCGCCAGCCACGTTTTCTTCACTGCCtgctgtttattttctgttggAGTAAGCGACCTATTTACTTTTACATTTAGGAGAGCAGCGACGACGAGGAAAGAAGAGCTATACTGGTGTTCCTTGGGCGATCTACAAATAATGGGTAAGTAAGCCTTATTTATAGTGGTTACTGTTAAGATATTCAGCTTTTAACGATACACAGGTGAGTTGTACATGTAACTGAAGTCTTGAAATCCGAAAAATCCGTGCATTCTTAAGAATACTTGAGATGTCGAGCTTGTGCCAAATTTGGGACATCAGTATTATTATGGTTCAAAATTTTATTTTGCGGAAGCATTAATGTTTTGTTAAGGTGCTTGGTGATGTGTAAGCGTATAGAGGTACTGAGATCTTCTGCAGATTATCTAGAAGAATCTCCTTTGAAAGTTAATCAGATTATTTTAACGAATTTAAAGGGACTAATATGAGCGTACTGCAATGTACACAACTTATATTAAAATAGAAATTCAGTCATAATGCCGTAGCAGTGTTTTAAAACATTACGCTCCGTAAGCTGAGAAATACCTAAATTAGTTATGAGCACCAGATACACTGAATAGTTTGTGACCGCGTCATTAATGAATGGTCTTTAATTAAATACCACTTGGGATTTAAATGCCATGTTGATATTTAAATATGGAGGGCATTTAAAATTAAAAGCAAatttgcaagaaaaaaaattaattcttGTAGCCTTTCTGGTTCAGTATAACTTATTAAAGGTATACCTTAGGATTTGAGTCATTTGAAGGCGTAGATCTGTTTAAAGCATTTTATGAAATCCACCATAGCTTTTAGTTGATAAGAAACTTGGTTATATAAATTGCAGCCTCTTTTCACCATTTCTCATTAACTCTTATCTTCAATGGGGAAGACTAGTAAAAGTTCTTCACTAAGATTGTGCATACAGACCATACTTGCCAGTGCTAAGGAAGCATTTTTggtgagataaataaatatgctgTGGGCATGCCTTGatattgttatttatatatgtatgcatttatttatttatttatttattattattattttaattacagAGTGTGAGGAGATCCTATGACTACTGGATGCATTAGATGAGGAGGGTGGTCTGTCGGATGAAGATGACTGGCCTACTGTTTCTGTTCAGCCTAGTGAACTTTTTCCTGGTGCAAAAGTATACACTGAGACAAACAGAAGGTGAATCACAAATAGATGAGGTTGAGTCTTCATCTGATGCTATAAGGGATGAGGGGGCCAGTGATGGCATTTTGGCAGTATCTGTATCAACAAGTCAAATCTCAAGCCAAAGAACACTGCCAAATAGATGTCACTTATTCCACAGAAATTCACACTTCAGAAAAAGATTTCTTATGGATATTGATGATATTGATGGGCAACAGGTTGAACAACCCACCATTGTTTCTCTTGTAGAATATTTTTCAGGTTATATTTCTGAGGAAATATGGAATGCACTTACAgtggaaacacagaaaaaaatacatgttagaGACAGGAAAGCCTTTAGGTATAACAGCAGATGAGATGAAAGCATTTGCAGGCATAACATTTTTGATGTCTGTTCTTAAATTTCCTAGACAGAATATATAATGGCAGGAGAGAACTAAGATAAAACTGGTTGCTGATTGTAAGTCGAGGGGAAAATATGAGGTAATTTGAAGCAATCTAAAAGTAATTGATGATAAtcttcctacttaaaaaaaatatatatatatatctatctatctatctatctatctatctatctatctatatatatctatatctatatctatatatatatatatatatatatatatatatatatatatatatatatatatatatatatatatatatatatatatataaataaggtGTGGAAGATAAGACCTTTTCTTCAGAAAGAAACTGCTATAGCTTGTTTCATTTGCCATGAATGCTATGGAAATGTAACCACTGAGTGagaattatttctttttagttaTAATTTAATCTGAGGGATATTTCTTAGGTCCTGAGTTGAGTTGCAATTATGCTGTGGATTCTCATAGGGTATAGCCTGAATTTAAATGTACTGTgctacctcaaaaaaaaaaaaaaaaaaaatcataggcacttgaaaaattaaaatgtactATGCTACCTCTAAAAATTTAGTCATAAATAACAGAAGTGCTGTGTATACTGAGAAGTACTGTTCCTATTAGATGTTTAAGGAAGACTAActtttggttatttattttcatacaaGCCATGAAATGGTTGCTTCATTTTGTTTTACCTGTAATGTAGTTATTGAGTTTGTATTGAATAGAACAGTGCCTTTTCCAATGGAAAGTATTTCTTTACTGTGATAAAGTGGAGTCATTCTATTAAGGTATAGTATTTTTGTATGGccaattatatttttctctggATGAATATATTTCAACAAAATGTTGAAACTTTTCTCATGATGAATaatatatcattattttctctattgTGTGCAGAAATGAATTTGCTACAATAAACCAtgaacaagttttttttatttttttatttttccttttgaaTACTATTGACATATTTCACAAAATCTGTAATTTTATCACAGTGAAAATACTACTGTCCCAGATCTGGGACAAGTTTTTGGGTACAATAATTCATCAGTGATACACAATACACAGATAATAGTCTACACAGTGATGGGAATGTATCACATAAGTGTTGCAAAaatctgtgatttttttttcaaagctgaatgtttttttttcaaagctgAATATGTTCGTTATATCAAGCTACACAATTACTTCATGATCTTCATTCATCTCATCCATCATCAGCGAGTACCTGTactaatttttcttattaacaGAGAATGAATAGGAATTTTAATGGTAGCATCAATATAATGCAGATTTTTAGCACTTCATGGGTGCCTTTGGAACATAACCCCATGAAAAACTGGAGGTTCACTGTACTGTAACAAGCAATGGAGTGTTTATTTGCAGTTTATAGTGTGGTTATTTTGATTTCAATAATTTTTGTACCTAAATCTTGACCTCTGGAACCAATTAACGACATAGGATGAggtatatatgtacatatattcaGCTGAAACATAAAATACTTATATTATTAAAAACTTCTGTTCCAATatgaaataaacacaaaaatacagatACTGATCCATATAGTATATCTaagtatatacatacatatgatATTAAAACTTTTACAAATAGACTggatatatttcattattattctggtaaactacacacacacacacacacacacacacacacacacacacacacacacacacacactactcactAGCTCAGTAGGCATCATCCTTGACTGTCACTCAGGAAGTGACAAATGGAGGTTTGGGCCATACTTATGATGCTAAGGATAATCTTTTAATGATTAAATAGTTATTGCCCTCCTTGAGCATAAGGATCTGGTGTGTGGTGCATTAAGTCTCAGCCAAATCCTACATGAGTTCTAAGCCAAATGACTATATAAATATGAACCATTCTCCAGGTGGGTAAAGCCAACAATCACCAGTCCAACACATGACCCTTGAGACAGTAATaaatcacacagacacacacacacacacacacacacacacacacacacacacacacacacacacacacacacacaaatagaaaatgtgaaaaaattcAGTCGTTCTTCTTGTCATGAGGTAATTCTTCAGAAGActgttcctctgtttttttgCCAGAGAAGGGACATGCAGGTCCACCATTCTTTACAGCTGTTCCATTAGATGCTGGACAACTGGCATCTTTCCCACTTTTCTCTGTCTCATGATGACCTGTTATCTTCTTCCATGGGttccaaaactttaaaaacacaGGCTGCAGGAAGCGATGCCAGATGAAGAGCAGGACTGGTACCACAATGCAGGGAATACACACCATCTTGCTGCCACTTAAGCAACTTCAACAGCAATGTTGCTTAGGTATGCTGTGGGTTGTCTGCTTTCACACTTCCTAGTATTTCTCTCAAACTGCAAGTTAAAACATCTTACTATAATTTCTAAGTTTAGATAAACTTGTATTTTctagagaaaaatatacattcaTATATGCGTTAAGAATTCTTTACCCTTAATTCTAAATTCCAGGAATCTTACTCAGTTTTCAAGTGTTGACATTAATTCAATTAATTCAATTGTCCAAAATTTTGCAGGTCCATGGCTATCTCTTTCATCATTGGCAAATGAGCTTATTTGCATGAGATATATATAGGATCATCATCAAAATTATGATTTTCATTAAAAATTGTGTAGTTACACCTAAGAAACATGTCAGCTAACAGCTAAATTGTTTGTGCTGGCCCTCAATCAGAGATCAGTAATATTATTCAATAAATTTTAATTGGTAAACTtacaccttatatatatatatatatatatatatatatatatatatatatatatatatatatatatatatatatatatatatatatatatatatatatatatatatactcgtatatatatatatatatatatatatatatatatatatatatatatatatatatatatatatatatatatatatatatatatatatatatatattatattatatatatacgagtatattttttttttttgagtgtagTATATTTCATTAAATGTGATTGTTAAGtcaacatttattattttctttaagatattttctttagATTTTATAAGAAACTTATTCTCTTTTGAAATGTAGTGGATGACTTTggttgtagctttttttttttttttttcatagtcatGCTTGCTAGATTGTGATTTCAGGTTCCTTAACACTTCCTCAGTAGCTTCAAAATGACTGGACATGCTAGGGAGGCTGGTATATATGCCATGAGTCAAGGCATTGCTCTGGGCTGTAAGAGGCACTGACTAGCTGTTAAAGTGCGACTTGACTAGCAGGCTTGTTATGTGGCAGCGGTGGGAGGGATTGGTTGGCTCCAGTTGGCTGTTGGGCTcactctgtggtggtggtgtttggttcCTTCTCATGCTTAAGTCCTCAGCCTGTACATTGAGCCTGGGGTTGAATTCTTTTATATACAGTGCTTCAAGTATTGCATCTGTACACATAcacatttcagtgtttttttcctgGTCTTTTCTTGTAATCTTGGTGCCATGTTGCTGTTATAagtgtatatttcatacagggactgccacgtgtaagcctggtcgcttcttgcagcttcccttatttcttatgttcttatgttcttatgtattgtTAGGTAGCAGGTGAGCCGTCATGACAGCTTCATCATCGTCATGCCGATGTACTGTATTTGTTACCGTGCGTCTAATGCAGCCATTATACAGACGCCTAAGCCTGTAAGCCTTTGCCTATAGGTGTGGAATGAAAGCAGTAGCATACTAGGCTCCAATATATTTACTaataataaaactctctctctctctctctctctctctctctctctctctctctctctctctctctctctctctctctctccccctccccttctcttctcccccttccttgccttctgctctttttccttcttccctccatccatctctctctctctctctctctctctctctctctctctctctctctctctctctctctctctctctctctctctctctctctctctctctctctctctctctctctctctctctctctctctctctcccctctttccccttccctgccctccttccccttcctctcccttgtccctcATCTCTGATGgataagggggaagggaagtttgagacaagatgagagaggaagggagaggaaaagaaaaaaaggtgaggaagggacataactggggaaggagagtacatggggCAGG contains:
- the LOC135107815 gene encoding uncharacterized protein LOC135107815 yields the protein MLAPHYSQVVRRALPWPSCIPLLQGSSRLFIRTVSSALCDMDIVIPKEEKVPGPPPWMLPVPEVHYILTSTAAHPTPQQQQALETVATVLSFLPYRLMDGQVVRSTPLILMLHMETGRANIFQTLIPPRFVSFVVSWMQSAFCASVVSVQ